In one window of Reinekea forsetii DNA:
- a CDS encoding efflux RND transporter permease subunit — protein sequence MLLILGYQTRHFALDASAESLLLENDSSLEYFREVSERYGSQEFLVLTFTPNGPLFGAESLGALTALRNELRELPRVASVVTVMDVPLLANPPVPMAQLVANIKTLETPEVDVALAKTELANSPLYVNLLLNLDANTTALQINFPIDQAKADLLSVRTELRQQVANLPKNGAAKQLALIDQLIFQHNRNVADFLHQDIETIRGIIATYRGQGELHLGGVPMIADDIVRFVKNDLILFGSGVFLLIVLTLAVIFRQLRWVVLPLVCASAVVLAMLGLLGWWRWPVTVISSNFISLLLILTLSMNIHMIVRYRELLRRNPAWDQRQLVVTTVRLIAIPCVYMALTTAVAFLSLISSGIRPVINFGWMMTVGILVAFVMTFVLFPALLMLIGKHRQSGEVEGGGPVPLMLANFTLRNGRLIILLGVAIAGFTLIGISRLIVENSFIDYFDEETEIYQGMTVIDQRLGGTTPLEVIVAFGDQTIPPAVSVASPEMAPNSADTDLPAETVDDFSDDFSDEFVDEDFLTMDGDGIGSFEDDFVGIDDPDKYWYTTDKVERIKKLHRYLDELPQTGKVLSLATMMEIAEEFNDGVPLTNIQLALLYTVVPQEFRAIVVDPYVSVADNQARLSVRILDSREGLQRDMLLKQIERDAVELLGFAPGEVRLTGMMVLYNNMLQSLFQSQILTLGGVFFGIMLMFLILFRSLKLALIAMVPNLLAAMLVLGMMGWLGIPLDIMTITIASITIGIAVDNTIHYIVRFKAEFAHDGNYVEALKRSHNSIGKAIFYTSVTIIMGFSILALSNFKPTIYFGLLTAFAMGVALLGALTLLPKLIVIFKPFSVVKLTRPNIC from the coding sequence GTGTTACTTATTTTAGGTTACCAGACACGCCACTTTGCACTCGATGCGTCCGCCGAAAGCCTGCTGCTGGAAAATGACAGCTCATTGGAGTATTTTCGCGAGGTGTCGGAACGTTATGGCTCGCAAGAGTTTCTAGTTCTGACCTTTACTCCGAATGGTCCCCTGTTCGGTGCTGAGTCCCTCGGTGCCTTAACGGCCTTGCGCAATGAATTGCGCGAACTGCCGCGTGTTGCTTCAGTAGTCACGGTGATGGATGTGCCGCTACTGGCCAATCCGCCGGTGCCAATGGCGCAACTCGTGGCCAACATTAAGACCTTGGAAACGCCTGAGGTTGATGTTGCTTTGGCCAAAACAGAGTTGGCCAATAGCCCGCTCTACGTGAACTTATTACTCAATCTGGACGCCAATACCACTGCCCTGCAGATTAACTTTCCCATTGATCAGGCCAAGGCAGACTTGCTGAGCGTGCGCACCGAGCTGCGCCAGCAGGTTGCCAACCTGCCCAAAAATGGCGCGGCCAAACAACTGGCGCTGATCGATCAATTGATTTTCCAACACAACCGCAATGTGGCTGACTTTCTGCATCAGGACATTGAAACGATCCGGGGCATTATCGCGACCTATCGCGGGCAGGGTGAACTGCATCTGGGCGGTGTGCCGATGATCGCCGACGACATAGTGCGTTTTGTAAAAAATGACCTAATTCTGTTCGGTTCCGGTGTGTTTCTGCTGATCGTGTTAACGCTGGCGGTTATCTTTCGCCAGCTGCGCTGGGTGGTCTTGCCGCTGGTTTGCGCCAGTGCAGTGGTCTTGGCGATGCTCGGACTGCTTGGTTGGTGGCGTTGGCCGGTCACGGTGATTTCGAGTAACTTTATTTCTTTGCTGTTGATCCTTACCCTGTCGATGAACATTCATATGATCGTTCGTTATCGTGAATTATTGCGTCGTAATCCTGCCTGGGATCAGCGCCAGCTGGTGGTGACCACGGTGCGGCTCATTGCCATTCCGTGCGTGTACATGGCCTTGACCACCGCAGTGGCCTTCTTATCGCTGATCAGCAGTGGTATTCGACCAGTGATAAACTTTGGTTGGATGATGACGGTGGGCATCTTGGTCGCCTTTGTGATGACCTTTGTGCTGTTTCCCGCCCTGTTGATGTTAATTGGTAAGCATCGCCAATCCGGAGAAGTCGAAGGCGGTGGACCGGTTCCGCTTATGTTAGCGAACTTTACCTTGCGTAACGGCCGCTTAATTATTTTACTCGGCGTTGCCATTGCCGGCTTTACCCTGATCGGTATCTCGCGTCTGATCGTCGAGAACAGCTTTATCGATTACTTTGATGAGGAAACCGAAATCTATCAGGGCATGACGGTCATCGATCAGCGTTTGGGTGGAACCACGCCGCTCGAGGTGATCGTCGCCTTTGGCGACCAGACCATTCCGCCCGCAGTGTCGGTAGCTTCGCCAGAGATGGCCCCGAATAGTGCGGACACCGATCTACCGGCAGAAACCGTCGATGACTTCAGCGATGACTTCAGCGATGAATTTGTCGACGAGGACTTTTTGACCATGGACGGGGACGGCATCGGGTCATTTGAGGACGATTTTGTTGGCATCGACGATCCCGATAAATATTGGTACACCACCGATAAGGTTGAGCGCATCAAAAAGCTTCATCGCTATTTGGATGAACTGCCACAAACCGGCAAGGTACTGTCGCTGGCGACCATGATGGAGATCGCTGAAGAATTCAACGATGGCGTGCCGCTGACCAATATCCAATTGGCGTTACTCTACACCGTTGTGCCGCAAGAGTTTCGCGCTATTGTGGTCGATCCCTATGTCTCGGTGGCCGACAATCAAGCCCGTTTGAGTGTTCGCATCCTGGATTCGCGTGAGGGCCTTCAGCGCGACATGCTGCTCAAGCAAATTGAACGCGATGCGGTTGAATTGCTTGGTTTTGCTCCTGGTGAAGTGAGGCTAACCGGGATGATGGTGCTCTACAATAATATGTTGCAGAGTTTGTTTCAGTCCCAAATTCTCACCTTGGGTGGGGTCTTTTTCGGCATTATGTTGATGTTTTTGATTCTGTTTCGCAGTTTGAAGCTCGCGCTGATTGCGATGGTGCCGAATCTGTTAGCCGCCATGTTGGTGCTCGGCATGATGGGTTGGCTGGGCATCCCGCTGGATATTATGACCATTACTATCGCTAGCATTACCATTGGTATTGCGGTCGATAATACGATTCACTATATAGTGCGCTTTAAGGCTGAGTTTGCTCACGATGGCAATTATGTCGAGGCCCTGAAACGCAGCCATAATTCGATTGGCAAAGCGATCTTCTATACCTCGGTGACCATCATCATGGGTTTCTCCATTTTGGCCTTGTCGAACTTCAAGCCGACCATCTATTTTGGTCTGTTGACGGCCTTTGCCATGGGGGTTGCACTGCTCGGTGCGCTAACCCTATTGCCCAAGCTGATCGTTATCTTCAAGCCCTTCTCGGTGGTTAAATTGACCCGTCCTAATATATGTTGA
- a CDS encoding methyltransferase family protein, protein MNERPPILPPALGLLMMLGVFSAHFIKPLAILLHYPFNYIGLIPIALGSLLNLLADREFRLKGMTQLPLGTAPDTLILVTSGVYRFTRNPSYLGLVLIIAGIALWVGSLSPWIVVILFPLFLYKAYIQVEESELQARFGSRYQQYCQLVPRWIFNRRKLPE, encoded by the coding sequence ATGAACGAACGGCCGCCAATATTGCCACCGGCTTTGGGGCTTTTGATGATGTTGGGCGTGTTCAGTGCGCACTTTATTAAACCCCTTGCGATCCTATTGCATTACCCCTTTAACTATATTGGATTGATCCCTATTGCCTTGGGCTCGCTCTTAAATCTCCTTGCCGACCGCGAGTTTCGCCTCAAGGGTATGACTCAACTCCCGCTGGGCACGGCACCCGATACCTTGATACTGGTCACCAGTGGCGTCTATCGCTTTACCCGCAATCCAAGTTATCTGGGTTTAGTGTTGATTATCGCCGGTATCGCCCTATGGGTTGGCAGTTTGAGCCCGTGGATCGTGGTCATCCTGTTTCCCCTGTTTTTGTACAAAGCCTATATTCAGGTTGAAGAAAGCGAGCTTCAGGCACGTTTTGGCAGTCGCTATCAACAATATTGCCAATTGGTTCCGCGCTGGATTTTCAATCGACGCAAATTACCCGAATAA
- a CDS encoding DNA-3-methyladenine glycosylase I, whose amino-acid sequence MDAVQRCAWCGVDPLYQHYHDTVWGRPERDSRELFKKLCLDGQQAGLSWITILRKEANYDAAFFAFDPLRVAAMTDAEAAAQMHNAGIVRNRLKIRSIINNAAAYLAIEQGGTDFSTYIWSFVGGQTVTNAWLTQAEVPTETAQSRAMSKALKKSGFSFVGPTICYAFMQAVGMVNDHQPSCHCYQSLTKRAR is encoded by the coding sequence ATGGACGCAGTGCAACGTTGTGCCTGGTGTGGTGTTGATCCACTCTACCAACATTATCACGATACCGTTTGGGGCCGACCGGAACGCGACAGTCGAGAGCTGTTTAAAAAGCTTTGCCTCGACGGTCAGCAGGCGGGCCTGAGTTGGATTACCATCCTGCGCAAGGAGGCCAACTATGATGCGGCGTTTTTTGCTTTCGATCCGCTGCGCGTGGCGGCTATGACCGACGCCGAGGCAGCTGCGCAGATGCACAATGCTGGTATCGTGCGCAATCGATTAAAGATTCGCTCGATCATTAACAATGCCGCAGCTTATTTGGCCATTGAGCAAGGTGGAACGGATTTTTCGACTTACATCTGGTCCTTCGTCGGTGGCCAAACCGTAACCAACGCTTGGCTGACCCAGGCTGAGGTGCCGACCGAAACAGCGCAAAGTCGAGCCATGTCCAAAGCCCTTAAAAAGAGCGGTTTCAGTTTTGTCGGACCGACCATCTGCTATGCCTTTATGCAGGCGGTGGGAATGGTCAATGACCATCAGCCATCCTGTCATTGTTACCAAAGCCTAACCAAGCGAGCGAGATAA
- the proB gene encoding glutamate 5-kinase translates to MKTALVPTPLTRGTRWVVKIGSALLTNDGKGLDLLRIEQWAAQIAELKLAGIEVVLVSSGAVAAGMSRLGWTERPGSMELLQAAAAVGQTKLVQTYEDLFQPYGLHTAQILLTHDDLSDRKRYLNARNTLRALLAMAVIPIVNENDTVTTDEIKVGDNDTLGALVANLVEADALILLTDQDGLFDADPRQNPHATLIRHAQATDPALVAVAGSGGKLGRGGMATKIRAAQLAARSGAVTVIAGGRIDRVLTRLRAGESVGTYLEPDLAPLVARKQWLAGHLQMKGELVIDSGAARALLNQGKSLLAVGVVSVKGSFQRGECVAVKSEQGLTLARGLVNYDAQDAAKIVGQSTQQIKSLLGFINEPELIHRDNLVVL, encoded by the coding sequence TTGAAAACAGCCTTGGTACCAACGCCGCTGACACGCGGGACCCGGTGGGTGGTCAAGATCGGCTCTGCCCTGCTAACTAACGATGGCAAGGGCTTAGACCTGCTGCGCATTGAACAATGGGCCGCCCAGATCGCCGAGCTTAAACTAGCCGGCATCGAGGTGGTTCTGGTGTCCTCTGGCGCCGTAGCCGCTGGCATGAGTCGACTCGGCTGGACCGAACGGCCCGGCTCGATGGAACTGCTGCAGGCGGCTGCGGCTGTCGGTCAAACCAAGCTGGTACAAACCTATGAAGACCTCTTCCAACCCTATGGGTTGCATACCGCACAGATTTTGCTCACCCACGATGACTTATCCGATCGCAAGCGTTATCTAAATGCCCGCAATACCTTGCGTGCTCTATTAGCGATGGCGGTGATCCCAATCGTCAACGAAAACGATACGGTCACTACGGATGAAATCAAGGTTGGCGACAACGACACCCTGGGCGCATTGGTCGCCAACTTGGTCGAGGCGGATGCCCTTATTCTGCTCACCGATCAGGACGGGTTGTTCGACGCCGATCCGCGCCAAAATCCACACGCAACGCTTATTCGTCATGCCCAAGCGACCGATCCGGCCCTAGTGGCAGTCGCCGGCAGCGGCGGTAAGTTGGGTCGTGGCGGTATGGCGACCAAGATTCGGGCAGCCCAGCTGGCGGCGCGCTCTGGTGCCGTGACGGTGATCGCCGGTGGTCGCATTGATCGAGTGCTCACCCGGTTGCGCGCGGGAGAGTCTGTCGGCACCTATTTGGAACCCGATTTGGCGCCCCTAGTCGCACGTAAGCAATGGCTGGCCGGCCACTTACAGATGAAGGGCGAGCTGGTTATCGATTCTGGTGCGGCGCGCGCCCTGCTCAATCAGGGTAAGAGCCTGTTGGCTGTGGGAGTGGTCTCGGTTAAGGGTAGCTTTCAGCGCGGTGAATGCGTCGCGGTTAAGAGCGAGCAGGGGCTTACCCTTGCTCGTGGCTTGGTTAATTACGATGCCCAGGATGCCGCCAAAATTGTGGGTCAGTCGACGCAGCAGATAAAAAGTCTGTTGGGCTTTATCAATGAGCCTGAATTGATCCATCGCGACAACCTGGTGGTGCTCTAA
- the cgtA gene encoding Obg family GTPase CgtA, with the protein MKFVDEATIAVEAGHGGKGCLSFRREKFIAKGGPDGGDGGFGGSVWVKADVNVNTLVDYRFVRRYRAEKGQQGMGADMTGRGGKEMFLVVPVGTTVIDVDTDEVLVDLKEDGQQFKVAEGGARGLGNTRFRSSTNRAPRQTTPGKEGESRNIKFELKVLADVGLLGLPNAGKSTLIRAVSSAKPKVADYPFTTMIPNLGVVRVDEMRSFVMADIPGLIAGASDGAGLGIRFLKHLVRTRVLLHIVDMFPFDESTPADNALVIANELAAFSPTLIERERWLILNKIDLVPEDQRQALIDSVVDALAWTGPLYVISAMSKVGTEKLAQDLMTWLENRQLHLIENPELAKVDDEKRAQVEAEARERIELLTARHRAKRAAAKAGVSVESDDDDDFDEDDYDVEVVYEL; encoded by the coding sequence ATGAAGTTTGTAGATGAAGCCACAATTGCGGTCGAAGCCGGCCATGGTGGCAAGGGTTGCCTGAGTTTTCGGCGCGAGAAATTTATCGCCAAAGGCGGCCCCGATGGGGGTGATGGCGGCTTCGGCGGCAGCGTTTGGGTCAAGGCCGACGTCAACGTCAACACCCTAGTGGACTATCGCTTTGTGCGCCGTTACCGGGCTGAAAAAGGCCAGCAGGGCATGGGCGCCGATATGACCGGGCGTGGCGGCAAAGAAATGTTTCTGGTGGTGCCGGTGGGTACGACGGTAATCGATGTCGATACCGACGAAGTATTGGTTGACCTTAAAGAAGACGGTCAGCAATTTAAGGTCGCCGAAGGTGGCGCTCGTGGCCTCGGCAATACGCGCTTTCGCTCCAGTACCAACCGCGCGCCGCGTCAAACCACCCCGGGCAAGGAAGGCGAAAGTCGTAATATCAAGTTTGAGCTCAAGGTCTTGGCAGACGTCGGTCTGTTAGGCCTGCCCAATGCTGGTAAATCCACCCTGATTCGGGCTGTGAGCTCGGCCAAGCCTAAGGTCGCCGACTACCCCTTTACCACCATGATTCCCAATTTGGGCGTCGTGCGTGTCGATGAGATGCGTTCGTTCGTGATGGCCGATATTCCGGGCCTGATCGCGGGCGCCTCGGATGGTGCGGGTTTGGGTATTCGCTTTTTGAAGCACCTGGTGCGCACACGGGTGCTGCTGCACATAGTGGATATGTTTCCGTTTGACGAATCAACACCAGCGGATAATGCGTTGGTGATAGCCAATGAGCTGGCTGCTTTTTCGCCCACCCTGATCGAACGGGAGCGCTGGCTGATTCTCAATAAGATTGACCTAGTGCCGGAAGACCAACGTCAGGCGTTGATCGACTCAGTGGTCGACGCATTAGCCTGGACGGGTCCGCTCTACGTTATTTCAGCCATGTCGAAGGTTGGTACTGAGAAATTGGCTCAAGATTTGATGACCTGGTTGGAAAATCGACAACTGCATCTGATCGAAAATCCGGAATTGGCCAAAGTCGATGACGAAAAACGCGCTCAGGTCGAAGCCGAAGCGCGTGAGCGCATCGAGCTGCTGACGGCTCGTCACCGAGCCAAGCGCGCTGCTGCTAAAGCGGGTGTCAGCGTTGAGAGTGATGATGACGACGATTTCGATGAAGACGACTACGATGTTGAGGTCGTCTACGAACTCTAG
- the rpmA gene encoding 50S ribosomal protein L27: MAHKKAGGSTRNGRDSESKRLGVKAFGGEAVSSGSIIIRQRGTRFHAGLNVGMGKDHTLFAKTDGKVEFVVKGGNNRKFVNIVA; this comes from the coding sequence ATGGCTCATAAAAAAGCTGGTGGTAGTACTCGTAACGGTCGCGACTCGGAAAGCAAGCGTCTCGGCGTTAAAGCTTTCGGTGGCGAGGCTGTATCATCGGGCTCTATCATCATTCGTCAACGTGGCACTCGTTTCCACGCAGGTTTGAACGTAGGTATGGGTAAAGACCATACATTGTTTGCAAAAACCGACGGCAAAGTTGAATTTGTTGTTAAGGGTGGAAACAACCGCAAGTTTGTTAACATCGTAGCGTAA
- the rplU gene encoding 50S ribosomal protein L21: MYAVIVSGGKQYRVSEGQTLKLEKIEAETGVTISFERILLVADGDKINIGAPVVAGAVVTAEIIAQGRHKKVKIMKFKRRKHHMKQMGHRQWFTEVKITGIQA; encoded by the coding sequence ATGTACGCTGTAATTGTGTCTGGCGGTAAGCAATACCGTGTCAGCGAAGGGCAAACCCTCAAGCTGGAAAAAATTGAAGCTGAAACTGGTGTCACCATCAGTTTTGAACGAATTCTGCTGGTTGCAGATGGCGATAAGATCAACATCGGCGCACCTGTTGTTGCCGGCGCTGTTGTTACAGCAGAAATTATTGCGCAAGGTCGTCACAAGAAAGTGAAGATCATGAAGTTCAAGCGTCGTAAGCACCACATGAAGCAAATGGGCCACCGTCAATGGTTCACTGAAGTTAAAATTACTGGTATCCAGGCATAA
- a CDS encoding polyprenyl synthetase family protein, with product MDQKAVFQTIADDFDAVNKTIHQQLASGVPMVEKIAEHIISSGGKRMRPTLVLLTAGLTGGVTSKHHELATVIEFLHTATLLHDDVVDVSDMRRGRPTANANWGNAPSVLVGDFLYARSFELLVKIGNLSVMERLANTTRQIAEGEVMQLMNVKNPDTTEQQYMSVITGKTAILFQASAETSAILSGCTPEQTKALAQYGLNLGLAFQLIDDVLDYSGDSATLGKNVGDDLAEGKPTLPLIHAMAMGTDAEVKLIRRAIRKGALEQLPDILQILQRTKALAYVEAKAIEHAERAIASLADFPTGDYQRALAALAAMAVQRST from the coding sequence ATGGACCAAAAAGCCGTATTTCAGACTATCGCCGACGATTTCGACGCGGTCAACAAGACTATTCACCAGCAACTCGCCTCAGGCGTGCCGATGGTTGAAAAAATAGCCGAACACATCATATCCAGTGGCGGGAAGCGCATGCGCCCCACCCTGGTGCTGCTAACAGCTGGCCTAACCGGCGGCGTTACCAGCAAGCACCATGAATTGGCCACCGTGATCGAGTTTTTGCATACCGCGACTCTGCTACACGACGACGTCGTCGACGTTTCCGACATGCGCCGCGGCCGGCCCACGGCCAATGCCAACTGGGGCAACGCGCCCAGTGTGTTGGTTGGTGACTTTTTGTATGCTCGCTCCTTCGAACTTTTGGTCAAGATTGGTAACCTATCGGTCATGGAACGTCTGGCTAACACGACTCGCCAGATAGCCGAGGGCGAAGTGATGCAGCTAATGAACGTGAAGAACCCTGACACCACAGAACAGCAGTATATGAGTGTAATCACGGGTAAAACCGCGATACTTTTTCAGGCATCGGCAGAGACTTCAGCCATCCTGTCCGGTTGTACTCCTGAACAGACCAAGGCCTTGGCGCAATATGGCCTAAACTTGGGTCTGGCGTTTCAATTGATCGATGACGTTTTGGACTATTCAGGCGACTCGGCCACCTTGGGCAAAAACGTTGGTGATGATCTGGCCGAGGGTAAGCCGACCCTGCCATTGATTCATGCGATGGCGATGGGCACCGACGCCGAGGTCAAGCTGATCCGTCGCGCCATTCGCAAAGGCGCGCTCGAGCAACTACCCGACATATTGCAAATTTTGCAACGCACCAAGGCCCTGGCCTATGTCGAAGCCAAGGCGATTGAGCACGCTGAGCGCGCCATTGCCAGCCTGGCAGACTTTCCGACCGGCGATTACCAACGCGCCCTAGCCGCCCTAGCAGCCATGGCCGTCCAGCGCAGCACCTAG
- a CDS encoding flagellar brake protein → MPTHDLSKMRLTAGLSINLEVTGGEGQQRYKGTLIGLVPGRTVLVNTPMLGDKRPLLLRKSQAVVCRFLSHKVVCAFRSQVVHLCTTPMHYMHLGWPSEVEVGTVRKSERVTVNLPVVIINQTKNSGEGAHGAIVDLSTSGARLESVDPVGGVGTPILVRGKVLVGHVSRLISIEALIVAEVGKFELANTTAAYGIEFTVLSDLDFLALQAFVNCQIIKQDDTD, encoded by the coding sequence ATGCCCACCCATGATCTATCTAAAATGCGTTTAACGGCCGGTCTCAGCATTAATCTGGAGGTTACCGGTGGGGAGGGGCAACAGCGCTACAAGGGCACCCTGATTGGCCTCGTGCCTGGGCGCACGGTATTGGTCAATACCCCAATGTTGGGCGATAAGCGGCCATTGTTGTTGCGTAAGAGCCAGGCGGTGGTGTGCCGATTTTTGTCTCACAAGGTTGTCTGTGCCTTTCGCAGCCAGGTGGTGCACCTCTGTACAACACCGATGCATTATATGCATCTGGGTTGGCCCAGTGAGGTAGAGGTCGGTACGGTGCGCAAATCTGAACGGGTTACGGTGAATTTACCGGTAGTGATTATTAATCAGACCAAAAACAGTGGCGAGGGTGCGCACGGCGCCATTGTCGATCTGTCGACCTCCGGTGCTCGTTTGGAGTCTGTTGATCCCGTCGGAGGAGTCGGTACACCGATTCTGGTCAGAGGCAAGGTTCTAGTCGGCCATGTCTCGAGATTGATTTCGATTGAGGCGCTGATCGTGGCCGAAGTGGGTAAATTTGAATTGGCCAATACCACCGCTGCCTACGGCATCGAGTTTACGGTGTTATCGGACCTGGATTTTCTGGCCTTGCAGGCCTTTGTCAACTGTCAAATAATCAAGCAAGACGACACCGATTGA
- a CDS encoding SDR family oxidoreductase, with the protein MIEISATLSFLVLGSDGQAGLALCQYFSERRVPYQGIATQECASLDLLAQQIATTEHRYVFNLLFEEPTGHSLAVIDHWTPLAETIATRCAQHQRGLFQLSSARVFSGKLARAYSELDVPDPISPLGQQYWAIEQRTAELCPQSILVRPGWLFSEYGTNFLTQLVDAAIGQQALNITGKLRGNPTDAHALAKVLLAMAEQLDCNAQEPALWGTYHYGDSDACSLFTFAKAAITAVKSMTEVQVETVEEGETVTMVNTIAEPENSELACKKILSTFGIKQRPWRRGIHDVLKSLYPSPN; encoded by the coding sequence GTGATCGAAATATCTGCCACGCTCAGCTTTCTCGTTTTAGGGTCCGATGGCCAGGCGGGTTTGGCGTTGTGCCAATATTTCTCTGAACGCCGCGTGCCGTATCAGGGCATAGCGACCCAGGAGTGCGCTTCGCTGGATCTGTTGGCGCAACAGATCGCTACAACGGAGCACCGCTATGTGTTTAATTTGCTGTTCGAAGAACCGACCGGTCATAGTCTGGCGGTGATTGATCACTGGACGCCGTTAGCAGAAACCATTGCAACCCGTTGCGCCCAGCATCAGCGGGGTCTGTTTCAGTTGTCCAGTGCTCGGGTCTTTTCCGGAAAGCTGGCTCGTGCTTATTCGGAGTTGGATGTGCCGGACCCAATTTCGCCCTTGGGGCAACAGTACTGGGCGATCGAGCAACGCACGGCCGAGCTGTGCCCACAGTCGATCCTAGTGCGACCCGGTTGGCTGTTCAGCGAATACGGGACAAACTTCCTGACCCAATTGGTCGATGCGGCCATTGGCCAGCAGGCCTTGAACATCACCGGTAAGTTGCGCGGCAATCCGACCGATGCCCATGCCTTGGCCAAGGTCCTGCTCGCCATGGCCGAACAGCTTGACTGCAACGCCCAGGAGCCAGCCCTATGGGGTACATACCACTACGGCGACAGTGACGCCTGCAGTCTCTTTACCTTTGCTAAGGCGGCGATTACCGCGGTTAAGTCGATGACCGAAGTTCAGGTTGAGACCGTAGAGGAGGGTGAAACGGTCACTATGGTGAATACCATCGCGGAGCCGGAAAATTCCGAACTGGCCTGTAAGAAAATCCTCTCAACCTTTGGCATTAAACAGCGGCCTTGGCGCCGAGGTATTCACGATGTACTGAAGAGTCTCTATCCCAGCCCCAATTAG
- a CDS encoding phytanoyl-CoA dioxygenase family protein, translating into MHCFNEVAVGGAGMPAHQDDNYFKVKHQTAVTTWLSSSHADEFNGAICYIPGLHKNGLLDHGNT; encoded by the coding sequence ATGCATTGTTTCAATGAGGTCGCAGTAGGCGGAGCGGGTATGCCTGCTCATCAAGATGACAATTATTTCAAGGTTAAGCATCAAACGGCCGTGACCACGTGGTTGTCATCAAGCCACGCCGACGAGTTTAATGGTGCAATTTGTTATATCCCAGGCTTACATAAAAATGGCCTACTCGATCATGGCAACACATAG
- a CDS encoding ABC transporter ATP-binding protein — translation MNNHTDNSNQLLGVEAKPNQALPADPNEKILALRDLKLFFPVKTGVFKKTTGHVKAVDGIDLDIYKGEVLGLVGESGCGKTTLGKAILQLIKPTSGAVYYQGSITNQLPIDLCKLSRDEMIPFRKNLQIVFQDPHSSLNPAFTIFGSLEDPLKAHGFSKKAERRRVIGDLLVSVNLHREDMDRYPHEFSGGQRQRIGIARALLVNPELVVCDEAVSALDVSIQAQVLELLLKLRAERNLTYVFITHDLSVTEYICDRIAVMYLGKIVELANADDLYSHTLHPYTEALLSAIPIADLDRRSHRIILEGDVPSPLNPPSGCPFHPRCHKRIERCKTEVPTLKAVRSDKGMHMVSCLLSE, via the coding sequence ATGAACAATCATACTGATAATTCTAACCAACTCCTCGGAGTTGAAGCTAAGCCTAATCAAGCATTGCCTGCTGACCCTAATGAGAAAATATTGGCATTGCGTGATCTGAAGTTATTTTTTCCGGTTAAAACTGGAGTATTCAAAAAAACAACGGGGCATGTGAAAGCTGTAGACGGCATAGATTTAGATATTTATAAAGGTGAGGTACTTGGCCTTGTGGGTGAAAGTGGTTGCGGCAAAACGACATTGGGAAAAGCGATTCTGCAGCTCATTAAGCCAACAAGTGGCGCGGTCTATTATCAAGGCTCAATAACCAATCAGCTGCCCATTGATCTTTGTAAACTTAGTCGCGACGAAATGATTCCGTTTAGGAAGAATTTACAGATCGTTTTTCAAGATCCTCATTCCTCACTTAATCCAGCCTTCACTATTTTTGGTTCTCTTGAAGACCCCTTAAAAGCACATGGTTTCTCAAAGAAGGCCGAGCGACGAAGGGTTATTGGCGATTTATTAGTATCGGTAAATTTACATCGAGAAGATATGGACCGTTACCCTCATGAGTTCTCGGGTGGCCAGCGGCAGAGGATTGGCATTGCGCGAGCGTTACTCGTTAATCCCGAACTTGTAGTTTGTGATGAGGCCGTCAGTGCATTAGATGTCTCAATACAAGCACAGGTATTAGAACTGTTGCTAAAATTGAGAGCTGAACGTAACCTAACTTACGTTTTCATTACCCATGATCTTAGCGTGACTGAATATATTTGCGACCGGATTGCAGTGATGTATTTAGGTAAGATTGTCGAGCTGGCTAATGCGGACGATCTCTACAGTCACACATTACACCCCTATACTGAGGCTCTTTTGTCAGCAATTCCAATCGCTGACTTAGATCGGAGATCGCATCGGATTATTCTAGAAGGGGACGTCCCCAGCCCCTTAAATCCGCCATCAGGTTGTCCTTTTCACCCGAGATGCCATAAAAGAATAGAGCGTTGTAAAACTGAAGTGCCGACATTGAAGGCGGTCCGTTCTGATAAGGGTATGCACATGGTTTCGTGTTTATTAAGCGAATAG